The following proteins come from a genomic window of Verrucomicrobiia bacterium:
- the aroD gene encoding type I 3-dehydroquinate dehydratase, which yields MTDSAPAGKILRGKRRPDLVEFRIDLFSRGDAPYVLRKILPYYRKAPTLATIRSAREGGGWKKPEKKRLELFEALIPHVDAVDVELSSGALAKKVAAAAHRKNKAVIVSYHDFKRTPPDRELRRLFRRASALGADIVKIAAMARTSEDVRRLARFTVEHSEKNIVTIAMGRQGTVSRILFPALGSLITYAPWGKATAPGQLDFDATRAFLQKWYPGSSGN from the coding sequence GTGACGGATTCGGCTCCGGCCGGAAAAATCCTTCGCGGCAAAAGACGTCCGGACCTCGTCGAATTCAGGATCGACCTGTTTTCGCGCGGGGATGCCCCTTACGTCCTGCGTAAGATCCTCCCTTATTATAGGAAAGCGCCTACCCTGGCAACCATCCGCTCCGCGCGCGAAGGGGGAGGCTGGAAAAAACCGGAGAAAAAAAGGCTGGAACTTTTTGAGGCGCTGATCCCGCATGTGGATGCCGTGGATGTCGAGCTTTCTTCGGGCGCGCTGGCCAAAAAAGTGGCGGCCGCGGCGCACCGAAAAAACAAGGCCGTGATCGTTTCCTACCATGATTTCAAACGCACGCCTCCGGACCGCGAATTGCGGCGCCTGTTCCGCCGGGCTTCGGCGCTGGGTGCGGACATCGTGAAAATCGCGGCCATGGCCCGGACTTCCGAAGACGTGCGGCGCCTGGCGCGGTTTACCGTCGAGCATTCCGAAAAAAATATCGTCACGATCGCCATGGGCCGGCAAGGTACGGTTTCCCGGATCCTTTTCCCGGCCCTGGGTTCCCTCATTACCTATGCCCCCTGGGGCAAAGCCACGGCACCGGGACAGCTGGATTTCGACGCGACCCGGGCGTTTTTACAAAAATGGTACCCGGGTTCCTCCGGGAACTGA
- a CDS encoding exonuclease domain-containing protein: protein MKVSHDLICLDIESTGVWVEKDKIIEIALIRYTPAGTRETYYKRVNPGISIPAVVTKLTGISDADVKNAPFFRQIAQEAFAFIAGADFAGFNIERFDLPLLEREFAEAGLTFEWKERKIYDAQKVFHLNEKRDLTAAYKFYCDKDLAGAHSAMADSEAVLEILAKQVERYGEGQQDLSVLDKFEYNVLSDYYGSERKFCWWNGKLYPMFGKYARKRPLEELVKADPGYLKWILSKDFSDEIKEVVANALKGQFPVKADAATECPPVES, encoded by the coding sequence ATGAAGGTATCACACGATCTCATCTGCCTGGACATCGAATCGACCGGCGTATGGGTTGAAAAAGACAAGATCATCGAAATCGCTCTCATTCGTTACACGCCCGCCGGCACGCGGGAAACGTACTATAAGCGCGTCAATCCCGGCATCTCCATCCCGGCAGTCGTCACCAAGCTCACGGGCATTTCCGACGCGGACGTCAAGAACGCGCCTTTCTTCCGGCAGATTGCCCAGGAAGCATTCGCCTTCATCGCCGGTGCGGATTTCGCGGGCTTCAACATCGAGCGTTTTGACCTGCCTCTCCTCGAAAGGGAATTTGCCGAGGCCGGACTGACCTTCGAATGGAAGGAACGGAAAATCTACGACGCCCAGAAAGTGTTTCACCTGAACGAAAAGCGGGACCTCACGGCCGCGTATAAATTTTATTGCGACAAGGACCTGGCCGGCGCGCATTCGGCCATGGCCGACAGCGAGGCGGTCCTCGAAATCCTGGCCAAGCAGGTCGAGCGCTACGGTGAAGGACAGCAGGACCTTTCGGTTCTGGACAAATTCGAATACAACGTGCTGTCGGATTATTACGGGTCCGAACGCAAATTTTGCTGGTGGAACGGCAAGCTCTATCCCATGTTCGGGAAATATGCCCGTAAGCGGCCGCTGGAAGAGCTCGTGAAAGCCGATCCCGGCTATCTCAAGTGGATCCTCAGCAAGGATTTTTCGGATGAGATCAAAGAAGTCGTGGCGAACGCGCTCAAAGGCCAATTCCCCGTGAAAGCCGACGCCGCGACCGAGTGCCCGCCCGTCGAGTCTTAA